In Lapillicoccus jejuensis, the DNA window AGCCCGATGCCGATGACGAAGACGAAGTAGAGCGCGACGAGCGCGTAGTCGACGGGCGACGCGTCGATGAGCGTGGCCGACGCGAGAGCCGGGACCGACGTGGCCGGGTGCACGGTGCCTCCTGCAGGCTGGGCGGGCGAGGGGTCGGGTCTGCCCGGCCATCGCCCACCGTATGCCCAACCCCGCGGGTCGTCTCGCGCGCGCGCCGCACGGGCCCCGCACCCTCGGGTCAGGCGCCGGCGGCGGGGTCCGGGGTCAGCCGGAAGACGGGGAAGCCGGCTGCGACGGCGGCGATCTCGTCGTCGGTGGAGGCCTTGGTCAGCCCCTCGACGAAGCGCCCGACCTCCCACCCCCACCGCACGAGGTACTGCCGGATGACGGACACCCGCTCGTCGACCGGGAGCTCGGTGACGGTCACGTGCTCCGTACGCCGCCCCACGGACAGCTGCGCGGTGCCGCTCACCCGCACGTTGCGCACCCACGCGGTGGTCCCCCGCGGGGCGACGAGGTAGCGCTCGCCGTCGAGGGTGAGCAGGTTGACCGGGGTGCTGTGCGGGGTGCCGGTCCGGCGGCCGGGGACGGTGAGGACCCGGGAGCCCAGGAGGCTGACCCCGTGCCGGGTCAGCCAGGCGACGACCCGGTTGAAGGCGAGGTCGCCGCTGGTGGGGCGGACGAAGCGGTCGGTGCTGGCGCTCATGATGACTCCCTGGGGGAAGTGAGAGCGGTGCTCTCGGATGAGACGACCGTACGGCGCGTCGTCCGGGATTGTCAAGAGCAGTGCTCTCGTTTTGCTAGGGTGGGGCGG includes these proteins:
- a CDS encoding nitroreductase/quinone reductase family protein; amino-acid sequence: MSASTDRFVRPTSGDLAFNRVVAWLTRHGVSLLGSRVLTVPGRRTGTPHSTPVNLLTLDGERYLVAPRGTTAWVRNVRVSGTAQLSVGRRTEHVTVTELPVDERVSVIRQYLVRWGWEVGRFVEGLTKASTDDEIAAVAAGFPVFRLTPDPAAGA